Proteins encoded together in one Phycisphaerae bacterium window:
- a CDS encoding zf-HC2 domain-containing protein has protein sequence MITCLHARQLFDRHLDDELPPSLRAELHAHLLQCSECQAEMAILEACGDVIRLDRREPKLAASFTDRVMAARRAAPVASGRRWRRLLYYVASPMAAAASVVLAFLVFSPVVGTDDAPSVKPTAIASEMIAPPAPFRQAAMQRAHRSLTPREKAELEQTPTMSATSFLDYLLAPVVEGTKNTVDGTRRSAKDMEALIMFAFDSMSDQLAAEFRERYPEDGFTPSLGKVGSDVSPLMAPFPAAVPALPSPPPPQAEDDRPGPI, from the coding sequence ATGATTACCTGTTTACACGCCCGTCAACTCTTCGATCGTCACCTGGACGACGAACTCCCCCCGTCGCTCCGGGCGGAACTGCACGCTCACCTCCTGCAGTGTTCCGAGTGCCAGGCCGAAATGGCCATTCTCGAAGCCTGCGGCGATGTGATCCGGTTGGACCGCCGCGAGCCCAAGCTCGCCGCCTCGTTCACCGATCGAGTCATGGCCGCTCGTCGTGCGGCCCCGGTCGCCTCCGGTCGCCGGTGGCGCCGCCTGCTGTATTACGTCGCCTCTCCCATGGCTGCCGCCGCGAGTGTCGTTCTCGCCTTTCTGGTGTTTTCACCCGTGGTCGGAACGGACGACGCTCCGTCGGTCAAACCGACCGCCATCGCCTCCGAGATGATCGCTCCTCCTGCCCCGTTCCGGCAGGCCGCGATGCAGCGAGCCCACCGTTCGTTAACCCCGCGAGAGAAAGCCGAGCTCGAACAAACGCCAACCATGTCCGCCACCTCGTTTCTCGACTATCTTCTGGCCCCAGTCGTCGAAGGAACCAAGAACACGGTGGACGGAACGCGGCGAAGTGCCAAAGACATGGAGGCGCTGATCATGTTCGCGTTCGACAGCATGAGCGATCAACTTGCCGCCGAATTCCGCGAACGCTATCCTGAGGACGGTTTCACCCCTTCGCTCGGGAAGGTGGGTAGCGATGTCAGCCCGTTGATGGCTCCGTTCCCTGCAGCCGTACCGGCCCTACCCTCGCCGCCCCCTCCGCAGGCCGAGGACGATAGGCCCGGCCCTATCTGA
- a CDS encoding sigma-70 family RNA polymerase sigma factor produces the protein MFARQAESGEAKLTRRAEKKLVSQAREGCEDSARLLVEAHKDRLFAFSWRILRNHHEAEEVCQDAFLRAFSSLDSFSSEYRFSTWLFTIAYRLCLNHIRRRKSKTCELDYAAMPSSEPDVSDQVAESEEARRLKDQIWAAVDELSVQQRAAVLLFYREDMSCEAIASALGIPVATAKSHLHRARGRLRESLAAMVKDPSQIQALREAAS, from the coding sequence ATGTTCGCCAGGCAGGCTGAAAGCGGAGAGGCCAAGCTGACCCGACGGGCTGAGAAGAAGCTCGTCAGTCAGGCCCGTGAGGGCTGTGAAGACTCCGCGCGCCTGCTGGTAGAGGCCCACAAGGACCGTCTCTTCGCCTTTTCGTGGCGGATCCTCAGGAACCACCACGAGGCCGAGGAGGTGTGCCAGGATGCCTTCCTCCGGGCGTTCAGTTCGCTGGACTCATTCTCATCCGAATACCGGTTCAGCACTTGGCTGTTCACGATCGCTTACCGCCTGTGCCTGAACCACATCCGCCGACGCAAGTCCAAAACCTGCGAGTTGGACTACGCCGCAATGCCGTCGTCGGAGCCGGACGTGTCGGACCAAGTCGCTGAAAGCGAGGAGGCCCGCCGGTTGAAGGATCAGATCTGGGCCGCCGTGGATGAGCTGTCCGTTCAGCAGCGGGCGGCGGTCCTGCTGTTCTATCGCGAGGACATGAGTTGCGAAGCGATCGCCAGCGCCCTGGGAATTCCGGTCGCCACGGCCAAGAGCCACTTGCACCGGGCCCGAGGGCGATTACGTGAGTCGTTGGCAGCAATGGTCAAGGATCCATCACAGATCCAGGCATTGAGAGAAGCCGCGTCATGA
- the nrfD gene encoding polysulfide reductase NrfD encodes MKRYLTFLRQCAQISFVGDWRYYTWMTILTVLSLVGLHAWCTQLVNGLVTTGMTDQVSWGVYIANFTYLVGLAAAAAMLVIPVYIYRNMHLYHVVIFGELLAVAVIVMCLLFVTVDLGRPDRFAHLLQRFNFPVSMLTWDVIALNGYLILNLHICGYLIYCAYCEREPSKVFYVPFVFVAIVWAVSIHTVTAFLYVGLGGRPFWNSAIIAPRFLASAFAAGPAFIILTLQIVRHYTRYHVGDDALLTLRRIVQVATIINIFLLGCELFTEFYSDSAHIASSRYLFFGLHDRHALVPWIWTAVAFNVLATILLVLPASRGLKVLNVACVLTIVGIWIEKGMGLIVPAFIPTPLGEVVEYVPTLHEVQICLGIWAFGLLLYTLFVRMAVPVLSGELTYRRDHGVSYEDHRRATAETV; translated from the coding sequence ATGAAGCGATACCTCACCTTCCTCCGGCAGTGCGCCCAGATCAGCTTCGTCGGCGACTGGCGCTACTACACCTGGATGACCATCCTGACCGTTCTCTCGCTGGTCGGCCTGCACGCCTGGTGTACGCAGCTGGTGAACGGCCTCGTGACCACGGGCATGACCGACCAGGTGTCGTGGGGGGTGTACATCGCCAACTTCACCTATCTTGTGGGCCTGGCGGCCGCGGCGGCCATGCTGGTCATTCCGGTCTACATCTATCGCAACATGCACCTTTACCACGTGGTCATCTTCGGCGAACTGCTGGCCGTCGCAGTGATCGTCATGTGCCTGCTGTTCGTGACTGTGGATCTCGGCCGGCCGGATCGCTTCGCTCACCTGCTGCAGCGGTTCAATTTCCCGGTTTCCATGCTGACCTGGGACGTTATCGCCCTCAACGGCTACCTGATCCTCAACCTGCACATCTGCGGGTACCTGATCTACTGCGCCTACTGCGAGCGGGAGCCGTCCAAGGTCTTCTACGTGCCCTTTGTGTTCGTGGCCATCGTCTGGGCGGTGAGCATCCACACCGTGACCGCGTTCCTGTACGTCGGGCTCGGCGGCCGGCCGTTCTGGAACTCCGCGATCATTGCGCCCCGCTTCCTGGCCAGTGCGTTCGCGGCCGGGCCGGCGTTCATCATCCTGACGCTGCAGATCGTGCGGCACTACACCCGGTACCACGTTGGCGACGACGCCCTGCTGACCCTGCGACGGATTGTGCAGGTCGCCACGATCATCAACATCTTCCTGCTGGGTTGCGAGCTGTTCACCGAGTTTTACTCCGACTCGGCCCACATTGCCTCGTCGCGCTACCTGTTCTTCGGCCTTCACGACCGGCACGCGCTGGTCCCTTGGATCTGGACGGCGGTCGCGTTCAACGTCCTGGCGACAATTCTGCTTGTGCTGCCCGCTTCTCGGGGCCTCAAGGTTCTGAACGTGGCCTGCGTGCTGACCATCGTGGGCATCTGGATCGAGAAAGGGATGGGGCTGATCGTCCCGGCGTTCATCCCCACTCCGCTGGGCGAAGTTGTCGAGTACGTGCCCACCCTGCACGAGGTCCAGATCTGCCTGGGCATCTGGGCGTTTGGCCTGTTGCTGTATACCCTGTTTGTGCGTATGGCGGTGCCGGTGCTCTCCGGCGAGCTGACCTATCGCAGGGACCATGGCGTTTCATACGAAGATCACCGTCGGGCGACCGCCGAGACGGTCTGA
- a CDS encoding 4Fe-4S dicluster domain-containing protein — translation MSEEDSQSSGPGLTRRGFFRKSAVAATGAAAIAAAVSPLRKMSPDDIPTLERFLQKHYKEMTPAEMQTALDRIAREVENRFAVRPSLSDVKPMVGVEFVYALNISRCIGCRRCVHACVKENNLSRAPEIQYIRVLKMEKGSIDLESSDHHYDPPVVPEHDSYYMPVQCHQCAKPPCVKVCPVEATWQEPDGLTVIDYDWCIGCRYCEAACPYWARRFNFAQPELAAKDLNPDMSYLSNRPRPKGVMEKCTFCLHRTRVGKLPACVEVCPTGSRKFGNVLDPESEVSYILRHKRVFVLKEEVGTLPRFFYYFDERGSRYHESVESGQATERGGGGG, via the coding sequence ATGAGCGAGGAGGACAGCCAGTCGAGCGGACCCGGTCTCACCCGGCGAGGCTTCTTCCGCAAGAGCGCGGTGGCCGCCACCGGTGCCGCGGCCATCGCCGCTGCGGTCTCGCCCTTGCGGAAGATGTCGCCCGACGACATCCCGACGCTGGAGCGCTTCCTGCAGAAGCACTACAAGGAGATGACCCCGGCCGAGATGCAGACCGCCCTGGATCGCATCGCCCGCGAGGTCGAGAATCGTTTTGCTGTCCGGCCGAGCCTCAGCGACGTCAAGCCCATGGTCGGCGTCGAGTTCGTCTATGCTCTGAACATCAGCCGGTGCATCGGCTGCCGGCGATGTGTCCATGCCTGCGTCAAGGAGAACAACCTGTCGCGGGCCCCTGAGATCCAGTACATCCGCGTCCTCAAGATGGAGAAGGGCAGCATCGATCTCGAGAGCTCGGACCATCATTACGATCCGCCGGTCGTGCCCGAGCACGACAGCTACTACATGCCCGTGCAGTGCCACCAGTGTGCCAAGCCGCCGTGCGTCAAGGTCTGCCCGGTCGAGGCCACCTGGCAGGAGCCCGATGGCCTCACGGTCATCGATTACGACTGGTGCATCGGCTGCCGCTATTGCGAAGCGGCCTGTCCTTACTGGGCCCGGCGGTTCAACTTTGCCCAGCCGGAGTTGGCGGCCAAAGACCTCAATCCGGACATGAGCTACCTGTCCAACCGGCCGCGGCCAAAGGGCGTCATGGAGAAGTGCACTTTCTGTCTGCACCGCACGCGGGTCGGGAAGCTGCCCGCCTGCGTCGAGGTTTGCCCGACCGGATCGCGCAAGTTCGGCAACGTGCTGGACCCCGAGAGCGAGGTGAGCTACATCCTGCGGCACAAACGGGTGTTCGTTCTCAAGGAAGAGGTCGGCACGCTCCCCCGGTTCTTCTACTACTTCGACGAGCGCGGAAGCCGCTACCACGAGTCGGTTGAATCCGGCCAGGCCACGGAACGGGGTGGAGGTGGGGGATGA
- a CDS encoding sodium:solute symporter gives MASRSLEDYFLGGKQLPWYVLGVSGMLNFVDMTGTMVIVSFLYMMGPRGLYIEFRGGACLVLAFMLLWTGKWHYRSQCMTAAEWNIYRFGSTAGAKIARLLGVVFGTAFTVAMLAYLIKGAGSFLSMFLDLRPEVCAAMMVALTTLYTLMSGFYGVAFTDLFQSGIILISVVAITLLAVSRIAGYEGDLGLLATQVTGNAQWMSSVPHVRTAMPRGYEDFEPVLILAGGYLFRQVLGGMGTGADPRYFGARNERECGLLTYFWTWLMTFRWPLMMGFAVLGIFLVHDLFPDQKVLAEAAVTIQQSPEVAQRYGADVGKNRWDDVIANVTQHQDQFPVLAGNLRRLFGGGEDWQEKAMLVGYEGGVNPERILPAVILMKIPAGWRGLFLVALVAAAMSTFSPTVNMCVALFTRDIWQGFLRPRASTRELIASSYCFGVVLVLGGFAMAYTSESINDIWDWIIMALTAGYVIPGLLRLYWWRFNAGGSNIGVAVGLIVAIGQRALKPDMPPVDKFVLVTGLSLVGTIIGTYCFPPTEHRILEHFYRTTRPFGLWAPLKASLAPQVRRAMEREHFYDIAALPFALGWQVTLFLLPMQLLIGAWRSFGVTLLIFLVCLVGVHFLWYRQLPPARPRKEEVGDGSLTRPPSELTAETG, from the coding sequence ATGGCCTCGCGGAGCCTGGAGGACTACTTCCTGGGTGGCAAGCAGCTGCCCTGGTACGTGCTCGGCGTTTCCGGCATGCTCAATTTTGTGGACATGACCGGAACGATGGTCATTGTGTCGTTCCTGTACATGATGGGACCGCGCGGTCTGTACATCGAGTTTCGCGGAGGAGCTTGCCTGGTTCTGGCCTTCATGCTGCTGTGGACGGGCAAGTGGCACTATCGGTCGCAGTGCATGACCGCGGCGGAATGGAACATCTACCGATTCGGATCGACCGCTGGGGCCAAGATCGCCCGGTTGCTCGGCGTGGTTTTTGGCACTGCCTTCACCGTGGCGATGCTGGCCTACCTGATCAAGGGAGCGGGGAGTTTCCTGTCGATGTTCCTTGATTTGCGGCCTGAGGTCTGTGCGGCCATGATGGTGGCCCTGACCACGTTGTACACACTGATGTCCGGCTTCTACGGTGTGGCCTTCACCGATCTGTTCCAGTCGGGCATCATCCTGATCAGCGTGGTCGCGATCACCCTGCTTGCCGTGAGCAGGATCGCGGGTTACGAGGGTGACCTGGGGCTTCTGGCCACCCAGGTCACCGGCAACGCTCAGTGGATGAGTTCGGTCCCTCACGTTCGCACGGCCATGCCACGGGGGTACGAGGACTTCGAGCCGGTGCTGATCCTGGCCGGGGGATATCTGTTTCGGCAGGTGCTGGGCGGCATGGGCACGGGGGCGGATCCCCGCTACTTCGGGGCCCGCAACGAGCGGGAATGCGGTCTGCTGACCTACTTCTGGACCTGGCTGATGACCTTCCGCTGGCCGCTGATGATGGGGTTTGCGGTGCTCGGCATCTTCCTGGTTCACGACCTGTTTCCCGACCAGAAGGTGCTGGCCGAGGCGGCGGTCACCATCCAGCAGTCGCCCGAGGTTGCTCAGCGGTACGGGGCCGACGTCGGCAAGAACCGTTGGGACGACGTCATTGCCAACGTCACCCAGCACCAGGATCAGTTTCCCGTGCTGGCCGGCAACCTGAGAAGGCTGTTCGGTGGCGGCGAGGACTGGCAGGAGAAGGCCATGCTGGTCGGCTATGAAGGGGGAGTCAACCCCGAACGGATCCTGCCGGCGGTCATCCTGATGAAGATACCGGCCGGCTGGCGAGGCCTGTTTCTGGTCGCCCTGGTGGCGGCCGCGATGTCCACATTCTCGCCCACGGTGAACATGTGCGTGGCTCTGTTCACCCGCGACATCTGGCAGGGCTTCCTTCGTCCGAGGGCATCGACCCGGGAGCTCATCGCGTCGAGTTACTGCTTTGGCGTGGTTCTGGTTCTCGGCGGATTCGCCATGGCGTACACCTCGGAGAGCATCAACGACATCTGGGACTGGATCATCATGGCCCTGACCGCGGGTTATGTCATTCCAGGCCTGCTAAGGCTGTACTGGTGGCGGTTCAACGCAGGCGGCTCCAACATCGGCGTGGCGGTGGGCCTGATCGTCGCCATCGGCCAGCGAGCTCTGAAGCCCGATATGCCGCCTGTGGACAAGTTTGTTCTGGTGACGGGTCTGTCGCTGGTCGGAACGATCATCGGTACTTACTGTTTTCCCCCGACGGAGCATCGGATCCTGGAGCATTTCTACCGGACCACCCGCCCATTCGGCTTATGGGCACCGCTGAAGGCGTCGCTGGCCCCCCAGGTGCGTAGAGCCATGGAGCGCGAGCACTTCTACGATATCGCGGCGCTGCCTTTCGCCCTCGGCTGGCAGGTCACCCTGTTTCTGCTGCCGATGCAGCTGCTGATCGGAGCATGGCGCTCGTTTGGTGTTACGCTTCTGATTTTCCTGGTCTGCCTGGTCGGGGTCCATTTCCTGTGGTACAGGCAGTTGCCGCCAGCCAGGCCCCGGAAGGAAGAGGTCGGCGACGGAAGCCTCACGCGGCCGCCTTCCGAGCTCACGGCTGAAACGGGCTGA
- the smpB gene encoding SsrA-binding protein SmpB: MARKSPDKTRRRILNKKARHDYHILQTLEAGIVLTGSEVKSLRAGAAQLHESFVRINGTKLTLYGCQIDRYPPATDRNHEPLRNRRLMLHKREILKLTVELAQAGTTLIPLSIYFNDRGLAKVELALVTGKREFDKRQDLRKKEHRREMDRAMNKRAR, encoded by the coding sequence ATGGCAAGAAAAAGCCCAGACAAGACCCGACGCCGCATTCTCAACAAGAAGGCCCGGCACGACTATCACATCCTCCAGACGTTGGAGGCCGGGATCGTGCTGACCGGCAGTGAAGTCAAGAGTCTGCGAGCCGGGGCCGCCCAGCTCCACGAGTCCTTCGTCCGGATAAACGGTACCAAGCTCACCCTCTACGGCTGCCAGATCGACCGCTATCCTCCGGCGACCGACCGCAACCACGAGCCGCTTCGCAACCGCCGGTTGATGCTTCACAAGCGGGAGATTCTGAAGCTGACCGTGGAGCTGGCCCAGGCTGGCACCACGCTGATCCCGCTGAGCATCTACTTCAACGACCGTGGACTGGCCAAAGTCGAGCTTGCTCTGGTGACGGGCAAGCGGGAGTTCGACAAGCGTCAGGACTTACGCAAGAAGGAGCACCGGCGCGAGATGGACCGGGCGATGAACAAGCGGGCGCGGTAA
- a CDS encoding type II secretion system protein translates to MRVPCHGVTKRLLPAGTGTSIHHPRAFTILEVLVVVAIISLLISIMLPSLQRARDQSNILVCKTRLAQLYNGHCFYAQEARNGVFPHWSWWLYDGVNHSKPKIKYNPTLYAVSGGVRFSDSRRWVEYGDLYRYLKNRETYFCPVDDRIRRGSAIGSGGTYGNHAIHSYVRLMDPHDYLQEKIDGKHVADTDQLLSCDFVNPDHLKAGAFKSTAFPRVSQFMSTPNRVVLMYEEYQGFGDRNSEYYLANSNALNDGHSYLRNISSNSGDRLSTRHLGKGNILFWDGHADIAEAKRWNRYPNDMYPVNLALGGGYLPKR, encoded by the coding sequence ATGCGGGTTCCTTGTCATGGGGTCACCAAGAGGCTTCTGCCTGCTGGCACGGGTACGTCGATTCACCACCCGCGAGCGTTCACCATACTTGAAGTCCTCGTCGTCGTCGCGATCATTTCCCTGCTGATCTCCATCATGCTTCCTTCGCTGCAGCGGGCCCGTGACCAGTCCAATATTCTCGTGTGTAAAACCCGGCTTGCCCAACTCTACAATGGACATTGCTTCTACGCCCAGGAAGCGCGAAATGGCGTCTTTCCTCACTGGAGTTGGTGGCTCTATGACGGCGTGAACCACAGCAAGCCGAAGATCAAGTATAACCCCACGCTCTATGCCGTCAGCGGTGGTGTGCGGTTCTCTGACTCTCGCCGGTGGGTCGAATACGGCGACCTCTATCGATACCTCAAGAACCGAGAGACGTATTTCTGCCCGGTCGATGACCGCATTCGCCGCGGCAGCGCTATCGGGAGCGGCGGCACCTACGGCAATCATGCGATTCACAGCTACGTTCGCCTGATGGACCCGCACGACTACTTGCAGGAGAAGATCGACGGCAAGCATGTGGCCGACACGGATCAGCTGCTCTCCTGCGACTTCGTCAATCCTGACCACCTGAAGGCAGGGGCCTTCAAGTCTACCGCATTCCCGCGGGTCTCCCAGTTCATGTCTACCCCCAACCGGGTGGTCCTGATGTACGAGGAGTACCAGGGCTTTGGAGATCGGAACTCGGAGTATTATCTGGCCAACAGCAACGCCCTGAACGACGGGCACAGCTACCTGCGAAACATCTCCAGCAACAGCGGCGATCGCCTCAGTACCCGCCATCTCGGCAAGGGCAACATCCTCTTCTGGGATGGCCACGCAGATATCGCAGAGGCCAAGCGATGGAACCGCTACCCGAACGACATGTACCCGGTTAACTTGGCGCTGGGCGGCGGCTACCTGCCCAAGCGCTGA
- a CDS encoding hydroxyacid dehydrogenase yields MKTLIADKFSEAHLDRLAKLGCEVTYNPTVKAEDLPKVIPGYKVLIVRSKQVSGEAIKASDELALIVRAGAGVNTIDVKAASARGVFVTNCPGKNSIAVAELVFALLLGIDRRIPESVASLRAHQWNKKEFSKADGIYGKTLGVVGVGQIGREVIVRARAFGLRIIAWSRSLTDERAQDMGVERCPTVDDVFRRADIVTLHVALKPETRKLVTAERLALLKPGAILINTARGEVVDQAALRAALQAGKLRAGLDVFDPEPAEGTADFTNPILDLPNLYGTHHVGASTEQAQEAIAEEAIRIIATFIRTGQAINCVNAATRTPAQWQLVVRHYDRVGVLAFVMDQIRRADINIEEVHNLILDGALAACCRIQLDRNPGNALVSAIAKGNPDIISVELLKLGD; encoded by the coding sequence ATGAAGACCCTGATCGCTGACAAGTTCTCAGAGGCCCACCTCGATCGCCTGGCCAAGCTCGGCTGCGAGGTGACCTACAACCCCACGGTCAAGGCGGAAGATCTGCCCAAGGTGATCCCGGGATACAAGGTCCTGATCGTGCGCAGCAAACAGGTGAGCGGGGAGGCGATCAAAGCGTCCGACGAACTGGCCCTGATCGTCCGGGCCGGGGCGGGGGTAAACACCATTGACGTGAAGGCGGCCAGCGCCCGCGGCGTCTTTGTGACCAACTGCCCGGGGAAGAACTCGATCGCGGTCGCGGAACTGGTCTTCGCCCTGCTCCTGGGAATCGACCGCCGGATACCGGAAAGCGTCGCATCCCTGCGCGCCCACCAGTGGAACAAGAAGGAGTTCTCCAAGGCCGACGGAATCTACGGCAAGACTCTGGGCGTCGTCGGCGTCGGCCAGATCGGCCGCGAGGTGATCGTCCGGGCCAGGGCCTTCGGCCTGCGGATCATCGCCTGGTCGCGATCCCTGACCGACGAACGTGCCCAGGACATGGGCGTCGAGCGCTGCCCGACGGTTGACGACGTGTTCCGCCGCGCCGACATCGTCACCCTGCACGTGGCCCTCAAGCCGGAAACCCGCAAGCTGGTGACGGCGGAACGGCTCGCGCTTCTCAAGCCGGGCGCCATCCTCATCAATACCGCCCGCGGCGAGGTCGTCGATCAGGCCGCCCTCAGAGCCGCTCTTCAAGCCGGCAAACTCCGCGCCGGCCTCGATGTGTTCGACCCCGAGCCCGCCGAGGGAACCGCCGACTTCACCAATCCGATCCTCGACCTGCCTAACCTCTACGGCACTCACCATGTCGGGGCCTCCACCGAGCAGGCCCAGGAAGCGATCGCCGAGGAGGCCATTCGCATCATCGCCACGTTCATCAGGACCGGCCAGGCGATCAACTGCGTCAATGCCGCCACCCGAACCCCCGCCCAGTGGCAGCTCGTCGTCCGCCACTACGACCGGGTGGGCGTGCTGGCATTCGTGATGGACCAGATCCGCCGCGCGGACATTAATATCGAGGAAGTGCACAACCTGATCCTGGACGGTGCCCTGGCCGCGTGCTGCCGGATCCAGCTGGATCGCAATCCCGGAAACGCCCTGGTGTCGGCAATCGCCAAGGGCAATCCCGATATCATCAGCGTCGAGCTGCTCAAGCTCGGCGACTGA
- a CDS encoding PDZ domain-containing protein: MSTLPFYMSICLAGCLPGFASGASPVSDDRRPPALLASYVPVDVRLFLEIEDTQSLSSIPAGAALSDVLALLVAQVRTSGEATTTAPAFTGWRKLFSDALGLGDERAAMLLLDGRLAIAAQDWTALDSAVLVAQPRRPEALENQLKTRIPAAESIPGMRQYRLDLGYEITGDGRVFIVGRQTREGSLHARCLTLLSSDHGVALADLVEFRERVSEVPPNSQVVLYLGTNQRRSGPATQPTGDWWPILSPPVRSLAMGAVLTDEGVILETTGRLAAGQEFPQHTPPVEALLFLPPSAVFAWSYPFGYVNEYRRFMAAPAQTPQRFYLEVLQWGLPPGKLENDLLRHLVGDTVCVIARIPVHPKGKGTGNPLLMPTFAFAVQTDDSDKVDDTLRQMTRNLLRLVNLPPTSDNAVQIEEETLRRGWSVHGNNGEFEVDPPLAACGTLRSIPLGRLFPPGLYRELFGATELSWIVYDGWLVMGTHRETVRQIVEARRGRSPLMSAQALQQAMRRAQPPRRFPDMVLLAQPGAASEVIDSWLNYIGRNYPEMLEPKWWQQLRRQSEIPQVQLGILPAPGSANGEVEVAEVLPDFPAARLLQVGDRLTAVDGRKLDLDRPLQSLKDRLAKREHDDCVRLTVLRDGESRDVDIPMPVQTASAAAAQPLTLLRQLSQLLHGFAFASYTTWQASRDVIQTRLDLKLAPSLTETATASPARPAATTPDPPPTIDPADPLKPPENPPSHQ; the protein is encoded by the coding sequence ATGAGCACGCTGCCCTTCTACATGTCGATCTGCCTGGCTGGGTGTCTGCCCGGGTTCGCATCGGGCGCCTCCCCGGTAAGCGACGACCGCCGCCCCCCAGCCCTTCTGGCCAGTTATGTCCCGGTCGACGTTCGGCTCTTCCTCGAAATCGAGGACACCCAAAGCCTCAGCTCGATCCCGGCTGGAGCCGCCCTCAGCGATGTCCTGGCCCTGCTGGTCGCTCAGGTCCGGACGTCAGGCGAGGCGACCACTACCGCCCCGGCTTTCACCGGCTGGCGCAAACTGTTCTCCGACGCCCTGGGCCTCGGGGACGAACGGGCCGCTATGCTGCTGCTCGATGGCCGATTGGCCATCGCCGCCCAAGATTGGACAGCACTGGATTCAGCCGTACTCGTCGCTCAGCCACGCCGTCCCGAAGCCCTGGAAAACCAACTCAAAACCCGGATACCCGCCGCCGAGTCAATCCCTGGAATGCGCCAATACCGCCTGGATCTCGGCTACGAGATCACCGGCGACGGGCGCGTGTTCATCGTCGGCCGGCAAACACGCGAGGGCAGCCTCCACGCCCGATGCCTGACGCTGCTCTCCAGCGACCACGGGGTCGCCCTGGCGGACCTCGTGGAATTCCGCGAGCGGGTCTCCGAAGTGCCGCCCAACTCCCAGGTGGTGCTGTACCTGGGCACCAACCAGCGGCGAAGCGGACCCGCCACCCAGCCCACCGGCGACTGGTGGCCGATTCTCAGTCCACCGGTGCGATCCCTCGCCATGGGAGCCGTCCTGACCGACGAAGGCGTGATTCTCGAGACGACCGGCCGTCTGGCCGCCGGGCAGGAGTTCCCACAACATACGCCTCCGGTGGAAGCCCTGCTCTTTCTGCCGCCCTCGGCCGTCTTCGCATGGAGCTATCCGTTTGGCTATGTGAACGAGTACCGGCGATTCATGGCCGCACCCGCCCAGACACCCCAGCGCTTCTACCTCGAAGTCCTTCAGTGGGGTCTGCCCCCTGGCAAACTCGAAAACGACCTCCTCCGCCACCTGGTCGGTGATACCGTGTGCGTCATCGCTCGCATTCCGGTCCATCCCAAGGGCAAGGGAACCGGGAATCCGCTGCTCATGCCAACCTTCGCCTTCGCGGTCCAGACCGACGATTCGGACAAGGTCGACGACACCCTCCGGCAGATGACCCGCAACCTGCTGCGGCTCGTCAACCTGCCCCCCACGTCCGACAACGCCGTCCAGATTGAAGAGGAAACCCTCCGACGAGGTTGGAGCGTCCACGGGAACAACGGCGAGTTTGAGGTCGACCCCCCCCTGGCCGCCTGCGGGACCTTACGCTCCATCCCCCTCGGACGGTTGTTCCCTCCCGGGCTGTACCGTGAGTTGTTCGGGGCCACCGAACTGAGTTGGATCGTCTACGACGGCTGGCTGGTTATGGGCACTCACCGCGAGACCGTCCGCCAGATCGTCGAAGCACGCCGCGGTCGGTCACCGCTGATGTCCGCCCAAGCCCTGCAGCAGGCCATGCGACGTGCCCAGCCTCCCCGACGATTCCCCGACATGGTCCTCCTCGCCCAGCCCGGAGCAGCCAGCGAGGTCATCGACTCCTGGCTCAACTACATCGGCCGCAACTATCCCGAGATGCTCGAGCCCAAATGGTGGCAACAACTCCGCCGCCAGTCGGAGATTCCCCAGGTCCAACTCGGCATCCTGCCTGCCCCCGGGAGCGCCAACGGCGAGGTCGAGGTCGCCGAGGTCTTGCCCGACTTCCCGGCTGCCAGACTCCTCCAGGTCGGAGATCGCCTCACCGCCGTCGATGGCCGTAAACTCGATCTGGATCGCCCGCTCCAATCCCTGAAAGACCGCTTGGCTAAACGCGAACACGACGACTGCGTCCGACTCACCGTCCTCCGCGACGGCGAAAGCCGCGATGTCGACATCCCCATGCCCGTCCAAACCGCCTCGGCGGCCGCAGCCCAACCCCTCACCCTGCTCCGCCAGCTCTCGCAACTGCTTCACGGTTTCGCCTTCGCCAGCTACACCACCTGGCAGGCCTCCCGCGACGTCATCCAGACCCGGCTCGACCTCAAGCTCGCTCCCTCCCTCACCGAGACGGCCACCGCCAGTCCGGCACGCCCGGCCGCGACAACCCCAGACCCTCCCCCAACCATCGATCCCGCCGACCCGCTCAAACCCCCCGAGAATCCCCCAAGTCATCAGTAG